A section of the Rossellomorea marisflavi genome encodes:
- a CDS encoding ParA family protein codes for MGRIIAVTNQKGGVGKTTTSVNLGACLAYIGKKVLLVDIDPQGNATSGAGVEKGDVQQCIYDVLVDDVEVKDTIKQSKVENLDIVPATISLAGAEIELVPTISREVRLKKALEKVKDDYDYIVIDCPPSLGLLTINALTSSDAVIIPVQCEYYALEGLSQLLSTVRLVQKHLNHDLMIDGVLLTMLDARTNLGIQVIEEVKKYFQDKVYRTIIPRNVRLSEAPSHGEPIIIYDAKSRGAEVYLELAKEVAMSG; via the coding sequence TTGGGCAGAATCATAGCCGTTACAAACCAGAAAGGCGGAGTCGGTAAGACCACGACCAGTGTCAATCTGGGGGCTTGTTTAGCTTATATTGGAAAGAAAGTCCTGCTCGTCGACATAGATCCGCAAGGGAACGCTACGAGCGGTGCCGGTGTGGAAAAAGGAGACGTGCAACAATGCATATATGATGTTCTTGTGGATGACGTGGAAGTGAAGGATACGATCAAGCAGTCGAAGGTCGAGAATCTGGATATCGTACCCGCCACCATTTCCCTTGCCGGTGCTGAAATCGAGCTGGTTCCGACTATCTCAAGGGAAGTCCGCTTGAAGAAGGCACTGGAAAAAGTGAAGGATGATTATGATTATATCGTCATCGATTGCCCGCCATCGCTGGGCTTATTGACCATCAATGCCCTGACGTCTTCGGATGCGGTGATTATCCCTGTTCAATGTGAATACTACGCACTGGAAGGTCTGAGTCAGCTGCTCAGCACCGTGCGTCTTGTTCAGAAGCACTTGAATCACGATCTGATGATCGACGGTGTCCTGTTGACGATGCTTGATGCCCGTACGAATCTCGGCATCCAGGTCATCGAAGAAGTGAAGAAATACTTCCAGGATAAAGTGTACCGTACCATTATCCCGCGCAATGTTCGACTGAGCGAAGCACCGAGCCATGGGGAACCGATCATCATATATGATGCCAAGTCCAGGGGAGCGGAAGTGTACTTAGAACTTGCGAAGGAGGTGGCGATGAGTGGCTAA
- the rsmG gene encoding 16S rRNA (guanine(527)-N(7))-methyltransferase RsmG has translation MNINEFQAGLEEKGISLSSEQLAQFEKYHELLVEWNEKMNLTAITDKEEVYLKHFYDSISAAFYVDFNSITSLCDVGAGAGFPSIPIKICFPHLHVSIVDSLNKRITFLNHLSDQLGLENTHFHHDRAETFGKNKDHREAYDMVTARAVARMSVLSELCLPLVKKGGYFVAMKAASVNDEMDKAKKAITTLGGKTEQVDSFLLPEENSERTIVQIKKVKDTPNKYPRKPGTPNKLPLE, from the coding sequence ATGAATATCAATGAATTTCAAGCCGGTCTCGAGGAGAAGGGGATTTCCCTTTCCTCTGAGCAGCTGGCACAATTCGAGAAATACCACGAGCTATTGGTCGAGTGGAATGAAAAGATGAATCTGACGGCAATTACGGATAAAGAAGAGGTTTACCTCAAGCACTTCTATGATTCCATCTCTGCTGCTTTTTACGTTGATTTCAATTCCATCACTTCCCTCTGTGATGTCGGTGCAGGGGCCGGGTTCCCAAGCATCCCGATCAAAATCTGTTTCCCGCATCTGCATGTCTCCATCGTGGATTCGCTGAACAAACGCATCACGTTCCTGAATCATCTATCAGATCAGCTGGGACTTGAGAACACGCACTTCCATCACGACCGTGCAGAAACATTCGGCAAGAATAAGGATCATCGCGAAGCATACGACATGGTCACGGCTCGTGCCGTTGCCAGAATGTCGGTACTCAGCGAGCTCTGCCTGCCCCTTGTCAAAAAGGGCGGATATTTTGTCGCCATGAAGGCTGCCAGTGTGAACGATGAGATGGATAAAGCCAAGAAAGCAATCACGACCCTCGGCGGGAAGACGGAGCAGGTCGATTCCTTCCTCCTTCCTGAAGAGAACAGTGAGCGCACGATCGTTCAGATCAAGAAAGTGAAAGATACACCGAATAAGTATCCCAGGAAGCCTGGTACACCGAATAAATTACCATTAGAATAG
- the noc gene encoding nucleoid occlusion protein, whose product MKHPFSRFFGLGEKEQEPEESTESAVVEDRDEVKKIPVSQIVPNRFQPRTIFNDDKIEELSRTIHIHGIIQPIVVREYGEDQFEIIAGERRFRAVSKLGWETVPAIVKNMNDTETASVALIENLQREELSPIEEAIAYGKLLELHELTQEALAQRLGKGQSTVANKLRLLKLPEEVQGALLDKKITERHARALIPLKNAEKQVQLLQEVVEKNLNVKQTEDRVNKMQEASDKKPKPKRKAFSKDMRIAVNTIRQSLNMVSDSGINLDAEEEEHEEFYQFTIRIPKKK is encoded by the coding sequence ATGAAGCATCCTTTCTCTCGTTTTTTTGGTCTGGGTGAAAAGGAGCAAGAGCCGGAAGAATCAACAGAATCAGCAGTAGTGGAAGATCGGGATGAAGTGAAGAAGATTCCAGTCTCTCAGATCGTACCCAACCGCTTCCAGCCTAGGACGATTTTTAATGATGATAAAATAGAAGAGTTATCGAGGACGATCCATATACACGGCATCATCCAGCCTATCGTGGTAAGGGAATACGGCGAGGATCAATTCGAGATCATTGCCGGGGAGCGGCGATTCAGGGCGGTGTCAAAACTAGGTTGGGAAACGGTCCCTGCCATCGTCAAGAATATGAATGACACGGAAACAGCCTCTGTCGCGCTGATCGAGAACCTTCAACGCGAAGAGCTGTCACCGATCGAGGAAGCCATCGCGTACGGTAAGCTTCTCGAACTTCACGAATTGACTCAGGAAGCCCTTGCACAGCGTTTGGGAAAAGGACAGTCGACGGTGGCCAACAAGCTCCGTCTCCTCAAGCTCCCCGAAGAGGTGCAGGGTGCCCTTCTTGATAAGAAGATCACCGAGCGCCATGCCCGTGCCCTCATTCCTTTGAAGAACGCGGAGAAACAGGTCCAGCTTCTTCAAGAGGTGGTCGAGAAGAACCTCAATGTAAAGCAGACGGAAGACCGCGTGAACAAAATGCAGGAAGCCTCGGACAAAAAACCGAAGCCGAAGCGCAAAGCCTTCTCGAAAGATATGAGGATTGCCGTCAACACGATCCGCCAGTCATTGAATATGGTTTCCGACAGCGGGATCAACCTGGATGCCGAGGAAGAAGAACATGAGGAATTCTATCAGTTCACCATCCGCATCCCAAAAAAGAAATAG
- a CDS encoding ParB/RepB/Spo0J family partition protein: MAKGLGKGLDALFTANKEEETVQEVKLKDLRPNPYQPRKIFQPQAIEELKSSIQEHGILQPIIVRKSIKGYEIVVGERRYRAAKAADLKTVPVVVRELDEKQMMELAVLENLQREDLTPIEEAAAYQMLMEKLGLTQEELAKRLGKSRPHIANHIRLLGLSQPVQELISDGKLTMGHGRALLGLKNKKGLTQLVNRVMKDSLNVRQLEKLVQELNDDVSRETKKKERKDVFIEEQETRLRERFGTTVTIKQSKKKGKIELEFFSKEDLERILDLLQQHD, from the coding sequence GTGGCTAAAGGTTTGGGAAAGGGACTTGATGCCCTGTTCACAGCAAATAAAGAAGAGGAAACGGTTCAGGAAGTGAAGCTGAAGGATCTCCGTCCGAATCCGTATCAGCCCCGTAAGATCTTCCAGCCCCAAGCGATCGAAGAGCTGAAGTCCTCCATCCAGGAGCATGGAATCCTTCAGCCGATCATCGTCCGGAAATCCATCAAAGGCTATGAAATCGTGGTCGGTGAGCGTCGCTATCGTGCAGCGAAAGCGGCTGATCTCAAGACGGTCCCCGTTGTTGTACGGGAGCTTGATGAGAAGCAGATGATGGAACTGGCCGTACTGGAAAACCTTCAGCGTGAGGATTTGACGCCGATTGAAGAGGCAGCCGCCTATCAGATGCTGATGGAGAAGCTTGGGCTCACGCAAGAGGAGCTGGCAAAGCGGTTGGGGAAAAGCCGTCCCCATATCGCCAATCATATCCGTCTTCTTGGGCTCTCACAGCCCGTTCAGGAACTGATTTCAGATGGAAAGCTTACGATGGGGCACGGTCGGGCCCTTCTTGGTCTGAAGAACAAGAAAGGGTTGACCCAGCTAGTCAATCGGGTCATGAAGGATTCCCTGAATGTTCGTCAGCTTGAGAAGCTCGTACAGGAACTGAACGACGATGTTTCACGTGAAACGAAGAAAAAAGAGCGCAAGGATGTGTTCATCGAGGAGCAGGAGACGCGCCTTCGGGAACGGTTCGGCACGACGGTCACGATCAAGCAATCAAAGAAAAAAGGAAAGATCGAGCTTGAGTTCTTCTCGAAAGAAGACCTTGAACGGATCCTCGATCTTCTTCAACAACACGACTGA